ATACTTCATAGGCTCCTCCGCGACCGACTGCGCCTGTTGGAGTACCACATCTTTTGGGTTTGGCCTATTCAAACGCCACGCATTTCAAACGAACGATATCGGTGGGCATGAGAAAAGGGCGGGCCGATGGCTCGCCCTTTGCGCTTAATGCCCTTGATATCCGGCTGGCCCGGACTGTGTGCCGCTTTATTCCAGAAACGCCTTTTCAACCACATATTGGGCAGGCTTGGAGTTAGCACCCTCTTCAAGACCTGCTTCTTCCAGCAACTCCTTGAGTTCCAGGTTGAACGGCAGGTTGCCGCAAATCATCGCACGGTCGTTTTCCGGGCAGAGGGGGGCGATGCCCAGATCTGCAAACACCTCGCCAGAGCGGATCAGATCGGTGATCCGGCCCATCTTGGGGCTCTCTTCGCGCGTGGTGGTCGGATAGTATTTGATCTTCTTCCAGAAGCCTTCGCCGATAACTTCATTCAGAAGCTCATCATGCTTCAGGCTTTCGATCAGGTTCGCACCATAGGTCAGTTCTCCCACTTCACGGCAGGTATGGGTGATGATGATCTCGTCGTAATCCTCATAAGTTTGCGGTTCACGCAGCAGCGAAGCGAAGGGAGCAAACCCGGTGCCTGTGGCAAAGAACCAGATGCGTTTCCCGGGGATCAGCGCGTCATGCACCAACGTGCCGACAGGCTTGGGGCGCAGAATGATCTGATCGCC
This DNA window, taken from Aliiroseovarius sp. F47248L, encodes the following:
- a CDS encoding ferredoxin--NADP reductase; the encoded protein is MNKVTPVMDAEAKVKPVPTLPDAQTVTEVEHYTDRLFRFRCTRPQTLRFRSGEFVMIGLMGDPDPNTGKQKPLLRAYSIASPSWDEELEFYSIKVPDGPLTSKLQHIKAGDQIILRPKPVGTLVHDALIPGKRIWFFATGTGFAPFASLLREPQTYEDYDEIIITHTCREVGELTYGANLIESLKHDELLNEVIGEGFWKKIKYYPTTTREESPKMGRITDLIRSGEVFADLGIAPLCPENDRAMICGNLPFNLELKELLEEAGLEEGANSKPAQYVVEKAFLE